The following proteins are co-located in the Mesorhizobium australicum WSM2073 genome:
- a CDS encoding antitoxin Xre/MbcA/ParS toxin-binding domain-containing protein: MTRFQTKTTFQTKTTGITQDDFADMVAERVERALAHYDEAINGPTMVSVGKIAGSIASAVTLLSPKHQRAIDAIHADLPGLAQKFVRALAAEAARRGEAGTAGADNLSSALLADAETPLPLPQSDDLESMLIEDWAGRVAGSTYLEENLRIARSTLHRWQRRGDVIALRKGGRKHVFPLAQFVDGRPVAGISDVLELIGNPRLAWLWLTRPAAHLDGRIPIDLLRRDQAEEVVEAARAFAPG, encoded by the coding sequence ATGACAAGATTTCAGACCAAGACGACATTTCAGACCAAGACAACCGGCATCACGCAGGACGATTTCGCCGACATGGTGGCGGAAAGGGTCGAGCGTGCGCTTGCCCATTATGACGAAGCCATCAACGGCCCCACAATGGTCTCGGTCGGCAAGATCGCCGGCTCGATAGCGTCCGCCGTCACCTTGCTGTCGCCCAAGCACCAGCGCGCCATCGACGCCATCCATGCCGACCTTCCGGGCCTGGCCCAGAAATTCGTGCGGGCGCTGGCGGCGGAAGCCGCCCGCCGCGGCGAAGCCGGCACCGCTGGCGCGGACAACCTGTCCTCGGCCCTTTTGGCCGACGCCGAAACCCCGCTCCCGCTCCCCCAGTCCGACGACCTCGAATCGATGCTGATCGAGGACTGGGCCGGACGCGTCGCCGGCTCGACCTATCTGGAAGAGAACCTGCGCATCGCCCGCTCCACCTTGCACCGCTGGCAGAGGCGCGGCGACGTCATCGCTCTGCGCAAGGGTGGCCGCAAGCACGTCTTCCCGCTGGCGCAGTTCGTCGATGGCAGGCCGGTCGCGGGCATAAGCGACGTGCTGGAGCTGATCGGCAATCCGAGACTCGCATGGCTGTGGCTGACCCGTCCAGCGGCGCACCTTGATGGGCGTATTCCCATCGACCTGCTGCGGCGGGACCAGGCGGAGGAAGTCGTGGAGGCGGCGCGGGCGTTCGCGCCGGGGTGA